A single window of Aspergillus puulaauensis MK2 DNA, chromosome 5, nearly complete sequence DNA harbors:
- a CDS encoding putative gelsolin repeat protein (COG:S;~EggNog:ENOG410PG87;~InterPro:IPR007122,IPR007123,IPR025118,IPR029919, IPR029006;~PFAM:PF13254,PF00626;~go_function: GO:0051015 - actin filament binding [Evidence IEA];~go_process: GO:0030036 - actin cytoskeleton organization [Evidence IEA];~go_process: GO:0051014 - actin filament severing [Evidence IEA]) — MTSTPEAEGSEDVNDFLQRIRELGEKRDREDEDRTKKLEEEILQGRKERQARRAERARSISPTKDSSPILDPARLSMSSLSHRAIDPPEQLEPTTPRTPVHDTYSAPTSFREETPASIENSPTGPRPEANEAGVSPKASSTLRSRAGTLSWQQRPSSRDLSGNRSLFSTSPSRENRWRAMSNTSSTAEPGVARKPLASVPTSRESSVLPQAEEERVPKQDIPIEEPKAEPLYDAKRKGSETEERTDLEKENGHPDTTDEQSPPPSRAGSSFADSSRGNRYSSISSVSTATGLGSPLPLSSAQKFEPPKADGGLDNQTSPTSPRRLSPERSTSPTKGLGGFVQSAMLRRSDSVSKRWSAQLPSGLNRGGSFASNRNSFAAPSNTDISTTPKLSREGSSPSPQRPTSSHSEATTVGQPKDDERPTTPSVSGRSESASRPPFPLHARSSSTMSVESPVDSNSRPTTPVSRTMDPKRWSPTKSTWLESALNLPDSPRHKRQPSQQASWGKERQPRGSVDLGRRGSFKEVTPIGLLRTAPLGGHTKKQSLSGIPDVLKTQDFSPTKEKAPNSPSPAKEEPSIDAKPLSTDTFSSVKTEPSSPTKSEPTSPTKSKEVEIPPEVPEVAEEKPEGKPDEQPEEQPEEKPEKQPEDNPEDIPKQKSVPPALSPTPNINTDVPLPSPRAPIRDPLLNRPKPQSPVVDFRANLRKREAVKDQSSNSEPEFKNVFGKLRKAETSNYVAPDELKNNILQGKAALNNTGGPKKTQRVDEFKESILKQKEAMKLNGGSVRRNTLEQGDAPTDAVPEALTKRRHLTKSSIDRPDLSAIGLSSPAKKSVTPDRSATPDRTHTREPSIDPFNDKESIVVPESVQSSRDEPKPDSDSVPIETPTPSASNTEPNNQPDDEVKGLNPKTDLPNVDSVKAQEKPVAEASEPVRPLPPANATRSALPVKDDVVAKGSLAGRINPALAGLLSRGPPAASDGSRKTLPVSVPGESTSNSQNSDSAPTLTHATKARARGPKRRPPKVAAASTDASSGARDPSTSPKTTQSSFDIDTPSTSFTIEQPSAHTGSWPLPDQSINSEDVSEIPSMQSSPPVTNVLEKSRDSLPPVPEKDTSPNLMPSTPSQKPLILERRVYEPEEKSPSRSAFSPSPPASSPPSARSNQPRTSFAHYSSPSPSPLRTSFRENQSYPSPRMPGSQSFVNQSRDSSPFRKSLPSPPVPPKGPYSSTDQMSSPRSSVSLVPQADESLEAISSFFKTLPRSSDRVNIDPQLMLTDKNDSLGVRTLKKQIWEITGEGNKQDLPVNQEYILYEGAMYLCVHSFEDEDGNARSEVQLWCGDDVWGGAVDSALPFARKVARENGCKLEIVSQGKEPARFIQALGGILITRRGSSSRSSSSAIFMLCGRKHLGQMVFDEVDFTPRNLCTGFPYVLSAMFGKVFLWKGKGSSAEEIGAARLIGMDLGLTGEFEEVAEGEEPSSFYEVFPQHKETGDYMQSDDWLRKPAHDHFRHRLLRVDHELGQRSFWIRRPGSSSPVVRPNDTVQEVEPFSQKDVSPKGIYILDTFFEIYVIVGDQASNRPAEFASAVVFAAEYGVLAASLQDRPFIPKSFISLGGTPEACRSAFRKWARRPLQQPPQVFPLNAAIDAIRS; from the exons ATGACTTCGACACCCGAGGCCGAAGGCAGCGAAGATGTGAACGACTTCCTCCAACGAATCAGAGAGCTGGGCGAAAAGCGCGACAGGGAAGACGAAGACCGCacaaagaagctggaggaggagattctgCAGGGCCGCAAGGAGAGACAGGCCCGGAGAGCTG AGCGAGCACGGTCAATATCGCCAACAAAAGACTCTTCTCCAATCCTCGACCCCGCCCGACTGAGCATGTCGTCGTTGAGTCACAGAGCGATTGACCCTCCAGAACAGCTCGAGCCGACGACTCCCCGCACCCCCGTCCATGACACCTATAGTGCGCCTACTTCGTTCCGAGAAGAGACGCCAGCATCCATAGAGAATAGTCCCACAGGGCCGAGACCAGAAGCAAACGAGGCGGGAGTGTCCCCAAAAGCTTCTTCCACGTTGCGGAGCAGAGCTGGAACCTTATCCTGGCAACAGCGACCGAGTTCTCGGGATCTCAGCGGTAATCGCTCCTTATTTTCTACCTCGCCTTCGCGTGAGAACCGCTGGAGGGCTATGTCAAATACATCTTCGACCGCTGAACCTGGAGTGGCACGCAAACCCTTAGCTTCTGTACCCACGTCGCGGGAATCATCTGTTTTGCCccaggccgaggaggagagagtTCCAAAACAAGACATACCGATTGAGGAGCCGAAAGCTGAGCCGCTCTATGATGCCAAGCGTAAAGGATCCGAAACAGAAGAGCGTACGGATCTAGAGAAGGAGAACGGTCACCCAGATACAACAGATGAACAATCGCCGCCCCCGTCAAGGGCTGGCTCGAGTTTTGCGGACAGTAGCCGGGGGAATCGATACTCAAGCATATCATCCGTTTCGACAGCCACCGGTCTGGGGTCTCCGCTACCCTTGTCTAGCGCACAGAAATTCGAGCCACCTAAGGCTGATGGAGGTTTGGACAACCAGACATCCCCAACCTCGCCACGGCGGCTTTCACCAGAGCGTTCGACCTCGCCAACCAAGGGTCTTGGGGGCTTCGTCCAAAGTGCTATGCTGAGACGATCAGATAGCGTATCCAAGCGGTGGAGTGCTCAACTTCCATCGGGACTCAACCGGGGTGGTTCTTTTGCCAGCAACCGCAATAGTTTTGCTGCACCAAGTAACACGGATATCTCCACCACACCCAAACTGAGCCGTGAAGGCTCTTCGCCGTCACCCCAGCGGCCTACATCAAGTCACAGCGAGGCGACAACAGTCGGTCAACCGAAAGACGACGAACGACCAACAACGCCCTCAGTTTCAGGCAGGAGTGAGAGTGCGAGCAGGCCTCCTTTTCCATTACATGCGAGGTCTAGTAGTACCATGAGCGTCGAGAGCCCCGTTGACTCCAACTCAAGGCCAACAACACCTGTTTCTAGGACAATGGACCCTAAGAGATGGAGTCCGACCAAATCTACGTGGCTGGAAAGTGCTTTGAATCTCCCTGACTCGCCAAGGCATAAAAGACAACCGTCACAACAAGCATCCTGGGGGAAAGAAAGGCAACCGAGAGGCAGTGTGGATCTGGGGCGTCGTGGCAGCTTCAAAGAAGTTACCCCAATTGGCCTTCTGCGCACTGCGCCTCTCGGAGGCCACACCAAGAAGCAAAGCCTCTCGGGGATTCCTGATGTTCTCAAAACTCAAGACTTTAGCCCGACCAAGGAAAAAGCGCCAAATAGCCCAAGCCCAGCCAAGGAGGAGCCTTCCATAGACGCAAAACCTCTTTCGACTGATACTTTCTCGTCGGTAAAGACGgagccttcttcaccaaccAAATCTGAGCCTACCTCGCCAACCAAATCCAAGGAGGTTGAAATACCCCCCGAGGTGCCTGAGGTAGCCGAGGAAAAGCCAGAGGGAAAGCCCGATGAGCAGCCCGAGGAGCAGCCTGAGGAGAAACCTGAAAAACAACCCGAGGACAACCCCGAGGATATCCCGAAACAGAAATCTGTGCCTCCAGCCTTATCACCGACccccaacatcaacaccgacgTGCCCCTGCCGTCTCCTCGCGCGCCCATTCGCGATCCGTTGTTGAACCGACCGAAGCCCCAATCACCAGTGGTTGATTTCAGGGCGAACCTTCGAAAGCGAGAAGCTGTTAAGGACCAGTCCTCCAATTCGGAGCCGGAGTTTAAAAATGTTTTTGGAAAGCTCAGGAAGGCAGAAACATCAAATTATGTGGCGCCAGATGAGCTCAAaaacaacatcctccaaGGCAAGGCGGCTCTGAACAACACCGGCGGCCCGAAGAAGACACAGAGGGTTGATGAGTTCAAAGAAAGTATTCTCAAGCAGAAAGAAGCCATGAAGCTGAACGGGGGCTCTGTGCGACGGAATACGCTCGAACAAGGCGATGCCCCCACGGACGCGGTCCCCGAGGCCTTAACGAAGCGCCGGCATCTGACCAAATCAAGCATCGACAGGCCTGATCTCTCGGCTATTGGGCTTTCGTCCCCTGCAAAAAAAAGTGTAACACCGGACCGCAGTGCAACACCGGACCGTACGCATACCCGGGAACCTTCGATTGATCCATTTAATGACAAGGAGTCCATCGTGGTGCCCGAGTCTGTACAAAGTTCTCGAGATGAGCCCAAGCCAGATTCCGACAGCGTTCCAATAGAGACCCCAACACCGAGTGCATCCAATACCGAGCCAAACAATCAGCCGGATGATGAAGTTAAAGGACTCAATCCTAAGACTGACTTGCCAAATGTCGACTCGGTCAAAGCGCAGGAGAAACCAGTAGCAGAGGCCTCTGAACCGGTGCGTCCTCTACCACCGGCAAATGCCACGCGAAGTGCGCTGCCTGTTAAGGATGACGTCGTTGCTAAGGGTAGCCTCGCAGGCCGAATAAACCCTGCCCTGGCAGGTCTCTTATCGCGTGGCCCGCCTGCTGCGTCCGATGGGTCAAGAAAGACATTGCCAGTATCCGTCCCAGGCGAAAGCACCTCGAACTCCCAAAATTCAGACTCTGCTCCCACGCTCACACATGCAACGAAAGCCCGTGCAAGAGGCCCGAAGAGGCGCCCCCCTAAGgtcgccgccgcctcgaCAGATGCGAGTTCAGGCGCGAGAGACCCGAGCACCTCACCAAAGACTACCCAGTCATCTTTTGACATAGATACACCATCCACGAGCTTCACGATCGAACAACCTTCGGCTCACACAGGAAGCTGGCCTCTTCCTGACCAAAGTATAAACTCAGAAGATGTTTCAGAAATCCCTTCTATGCAGTCCTCTCCGCCCGTCACGAATGTACTAGAGAAGTCCAGAGACAGCTTGCCACCGGTACCCGAGAAGGACACGAGCCCTAATTTGATGCCTTCTACGCCGTCACAGAAACCATTGATTTTGGAGCGACGAGTCTACGAGCCTGAGGAAAAGTCTCCCTCCAGATCTGCCTTCAGTCCGTCGCCTCCGGCCAGCTCGCCGCCAAGTGCTCGTAGCAACCAGCCACGAACCTCGTTTGCTCATTATTCGTCCCCGTCTCCATCACCGTTAAGGACAAGCTTTAGGGAAAACCAGTCCTATCCATCTCCGCGCATGCCTGGCTCCCAGAGCTTTGTGAACCAGTCAAGAGACTCATCACCATTCCGAAAATCTTTACCATCACCACCTGTTCCCCCCAAGGGACCGTACTCCTCCACAGACCAGATGTCGTCCCCAAGATCGTCTGTCTCATTAGTTCCACAAGCTGATGAGTCCCTTGAAGCTATCTCTAGCTTCTTCAAGACACTTCCACGCTCCAGTGATCGTGTCAACATTGATCCCCAGTTAATGTTGACGGATAAGAATGACAGCCTAGGAGTTCGAACGTTGAAAAAACAGATATGGGAGATCACGGGCGAAGGCAATAAACAGGATCTTCCAGTAAATCAAGAATACATTCTCTACGAAGGAGCAATGTACTTGTGCGTCCACTCatttgaggatgaggatggcaacGCACGATCCGAAGTCCAGCTTTGGTGTGGTGATGATGTTTGGGGCGGAGCAGTGGATAGCGCTCTGCCTTTCGCGCGAAAGGTTGCCCGTGAGAATGGCTGTAAGCTGGAGATCGTCAGCCAAGGGAAGGAACCCGCTCGATTTATCCAGGCCCTTGGTGGGATTCTTATCACGCGGCGTGGTTCAAGTTCCCGCTCTAGCTCCTCGGCCATCTTTATGCTTTGCGGACGCAAGCACCTTGGGCAAATGGTGTTTGATGAGGTTGATTTCACACCGCGTAACTTGTGCACTGGCTTTCCATACGTCTTATCCGCCATGTTTGGTAAAGTTTTCTTgtggaaagggaaaggaagctCTGCCGAGGAGATTGGCGCGGCTCGCTTGATCGGCATGGATCTTGGATTGACGGGAGAGTTCGAAGAAGtcgcagaaggagaagaaccTAGCAGCTTCTACGAGGTCTTCCCTCAACATAAGGAAACAGGAGATTATATGCAATCCGATGATTGGCTTCGGAAACCGGCCCATGACCATTTCCGCCACCGTTTACTCCGTGTGGACCATGAGCTTGGCCAGCGATCATTTTGGATTCGACGTCCAGGTTCATCGTCTCCAGTGGTTCGTCCAAATGACACTGTCCAGGAAGTCGAACCATTCTCCCAAAAAGATGTTTCACCAAAGGGCATCTACATCCTTGACACCTTCTTCGAAATCTACGTGATCGTGGGTGACCAAGCTTCCAACAGACCAGCCGAGTTTGCATCAGCCGTGGTCTTTGCGGCCGAATATGGTGTCCTAGCTGCCTCACTTCAAGATCGACCTTTCATTCCCAAGAGCTTTATCTCTCTAGGCGGAACCCCCGAGGCTTGTCGCAGCGCGTTCCGTAAGTGGGCCAGACGCCCACTACAACAACCGCCACAGGTATTCCCTTTGAATGCGGCGATTGACGCGATCCGATCCTAA